A genomic segment from Neobacillus sp. YX16 encodes:
- a CDS encoding ABC transporter ATP-binding protein has translation MLKIFKYLQKKEYLLIMFSLVFIVTQVYLDLKLPDYMHEITMLVQTEGSKMSDVLLQGGYMLLCAVGSMIASIIVGFFAAKVAAGFSVRLRAMVFEKTMSFSIEEINGFSTASLITRSTNDITQIQLLIAMGLQVIVKAPILAVWAVFKIMGKSWQWSAATGFAVLFLVFMLCILIFVAMPKFKIIQSLTDNLNRVTRENLSGIRVVHAYNASNYQEKKFEEANSALTNTNLFTSRAMAIMMPTMGIIMSGMGLAIYWIGAFLINGAAQTDKLSLFSDMIVFSSYAMQVIMAFMMLSFVFIMLPRASVSAKRIKEVLDTEATIIDGNVIEGKTGLSGEIEFRNVSFKYPDAAQYILRNISFTASKGETVAFIGSTGSGKSTLLNLIPRYFDATEGEVLVDGVNVKQYTQDSLRKKIGYVSQKAVLFSGTVTSNVAYGDNGEISENESVVKKAIDIAQGTEFVEKMEDQYNGAIAQGGTNISGGQKQRLSIARAVYREPEIYIFDDSFSALDYKTDRVLRSELKKETKDATTLIVGQRIGTIKDADRIVVLNEGEVVGIGTHNELMQNCSVYQEIAYSQLSKEELEIG, from the coding sequence ATGTTGAAAATTTTTAAATATCTACAGAAAAAAGAATACCTGTTAATTATGTTTAGTTTGGTATTTATTGTGACACAGGTGTATCTTGATTTGAAGCTTCCTGATTATATGCATGAAATCACCATGCTTGTACAGACGGAAGGAAGTAAGATGAGCGATGTTCTCCTTCAAGGCGGATATATGCTTTTGTGTGCTGTCGGTAGTATGATCGCTTCTATCATTGTTGGTTTCTTCGCAGCTAAAGTCGCTGCCGGTTTTTCTGTTCGCCTTAGAGCAATGGTGTTCGAGAAGACGATGTCTTTTTCAATTGAAGAAATCAACGGCTTTTCAACAGCAAGTCTGATTACCCGATCAACGAATGATATCACCCAAATTCAACTACTTATTGCAATGGGACTACAAGTAATCGTAAAGGCCCCGATACTAGCTGTTTGGGCAGTTTTTAAGATTATGGGGAAAAGCTGGCAATGGTCGGCAGCTACAGGATTTGCTGTTTTATTCCTTGTTTTCATGCTGTGTATTCTTATTTTTGTTGCCATGCCAAAATTCAAAATTATTCAGAGTTTAACAGATAACTTGAATCGTGTAACAAGAGAAAACTTGTCAGGTATTCGTGTTGTTCATGCCTATAACGCTAGTAATTATCAGGAGAAGAAATTTGAAGAAGCCAACAGTGCGCTTACAAATACAAATCTCTTCACTAGCCGGGCGATGGCGATTATGATGCCGACTATGGGGATCATCATGTCAGGTATGGGTCTAGCAATCTATTGGATTGGTGCCTTCTTAATTAATGGAGCTGCACAAACGGATAAATTATCCTTGTTCTCGGATATGATTGTATTTTCGTCTTACGCCATGCAGGTTATTATGGCCTTTATGATGCTTTCATTTGTGTTTATCATGCTTCCACGTGCTTCTGTTTCTGCAAAACGTATTAAAGAAGTGCTTGATACCGAAGCAACAATCATTGATGGAAACGTGATAGAAGGGAAAACGGGTCTTTCTGGAGAAATTGAATTCCGAAATGTAAGTTTTAAATATCCTGATGCAGCACAGTATATCCTTCGAAATATAAGTTTCACTGCTAGTAAAGGTGAAACGGTAGCATTTATTGGCTCAACAGGCAGTGGTAAAAGTACACTACTCAACCTAATTCCTCGCTATTTTGATGCAACAGAAGGGGAAGTGTTGGTGGATGGTGTGAACGTTAAACAATATACCCAGGATTCGTTACGCAAAAAAATCGGTTATGTATCGCAAAAAGCAGTGTTATTCAGCGGTACAGTTACTTCGAATGTTGCTTATGGGGACAATGGGGAAATTTCAGAAAATGAATCAGTTGTCAAAAAGGCCATTGATATTGCACAGGGAACTGAATTTGTTGAAAAGATGGAAGACCAGTATAACGGTGCTATTGCACAAGGCGGTACCAATATTTCTGGCGGCCAAAAACAAAGATTATCAATCGCAAGGGCAGTTTATAGAGAACCAGAAATTTATATTTTTGATGATTCATTCTCAGCGCTTGATTATAAGACCGATCGAGTACTGCGGTCCGAACTCAAAAAAGAAACAAAAGATGCCACTACATTAATTGTGGGCCAGCGTATCGGTACCATTAAGGATGCAGATCGGATCGTGGTACTTAACGAAGGGGAAGTAGTTGGCATTGGAACACATAATGAGTTGATGCAAAATTGCAGTGTTTATCAGGAGATTGCTTATTCTCAGTTGTCAAAGGAGGAGCTTGAAATTGGTTAA
- a CDS encoding ABC transporter ATP-binding protein, with product MKTSRRSGGSAGKTIDFKKTIKQLISYCKVYLPAIVIALILAMAGAVFSIIGPDLLSEITDLITEGMMTSIDLDAVVKVATLLAILYGLGFVFNYIQGFIMATVTQRVSKNLRSDLSTKINRLPLKYFDATSTGDVLSRVTNDVDMIGQTMNQSLSTLVSAITMFLGTLIMMFYTNWIMAIAAILSTIVGFGLMTFIISKSQKYFAQQQKELGKLNGHIEEIYSGHNVVKVYNGEKEARETFHEINTRLYTSAWKSQFMSGLMMPLMMFVGNFGFVVVCIVGAVLAVNNMISFGVIVAFMLYIRLFTQPLTQLAQAATNLQSTAAASERVFEFLAEEEVANESDKKEKLENAIGDVEFKNVRFGYSEDKMVINNFSATAKAGEKVAIVGPTGAGKTTLVNLLMRFYEYNGGEILIDGVPINTLTRENIHGLFSMVLQDTWLFEGTIRENIVYSRDGVSDEEVEAACKSVGLHHFIKTLPMGYDTILDDKANLSAGQKQLITIARAMIDNKPLLILDEATSSVDTRTEVLIQRAMDKLTVGKTSFVIAHRLSTIKNADLILVMKDGDIIESGNHEELLSKNGFYAELYNSQFENAS from the coding sequence ATGAAAACCTCCCGTAGAAGCGGAGGATCTGCTGGAAAGACCATAGATTTTAAGAAAACGATAAAGCAGCTCATCTCCTATTGTAAGGTATATTTACCAGCTATCGTCATTGCATTGATCCTTGCAATGGCAGGTGCTGTTTTCAGTATTATTGGACCAGATCTACTTAGTGAGATTACAGATTTGATTACAGAAGGAATGATGACGAGCATTGATCTTGATGCTGTTGTCAAGGTCGCAACACTTCTGGCAATCCTTTATGGCTTAGGGTTTGTATTTAACTATATACAAGGGTTCATTATGGCTACAGTCACGCAGCGTGTTTCAAAGAACTTACGAAGTGATCTTTCAACCAAAATTAACCGTTTACCATTAAAATACTTTGATGCAACAAGTACCGGAGACGTCCTTAGTCGTGTTACAAACGATGTAGATATGATTGGTCAAACGATGAATCAAAGTTTAAGTACTCTTGTTTCAGCAATAACTATGTTTCTTGGTACGCTCATCATGATGTTCTACACTAATTGGATCATGGCCATAGCAGCAATTTTGTCTACTATAGTTGGGTTTGGTTTAATGACCTTCATTATTTCCAAATCGCAAAAATACTTTGCTCAGCAGCAAAAAGAGCTAGGAAAATTGAATGGTCATATAGAAGAAATTTATTCAGGCCACAATGTGGTGAAGGTTTATAACGGAGAGAAAGAAGCAAGGGAAACCTTCCATGAGATTAACACAAGACTATATACGAGCGCATGGAAATCTCAATTCATGTCAGGGCTTATGATGCCATTAATGATGTTTGTTGGTAATTTTGGCTTTGTCGTTGTTTGTATCGTTGGGGCAGTTCTTGCCGTGAATAATATGATTTCATTTGGTGTGATTGTTGCCTTTATGCTCTATATCCGTCTGTTTACCCAGCCGCTTACCCAGCTTGCTCAGGCAGCTACAAACCTCCAGTCAACAGCAGCTGCTAGTGAACGTGTTTTTGAATTTCTCGCTGAAGAAGAAGTTGCAAATGAAAGTGATAAAAAAGAAAAGCTTGAAAATGCAATTGGTGATGTCGAGTTTAAGAATGTACGCTTTGGCTATAGTGAAGATAAAATGGTCATCAATAACTTTTCAGCTACAGCTAAGGCAGGGGAAAAAGTGGCGATTGTCGGGCCTACAGGTGCTGGGAAGACAACATTGGTTAACCTGCTAATGCGTTTCTATGAATACAACGGTGGTGAAATATTGATTGACGGTGTTCCAATCAATACATTAACTCGGGAAAACATTCATGGTCTATTTAGTATGGTGCTACAAGATACCTGGCTTTTCGAAGGAACGATTCGTGAAAATATTGTTTATTCAAGAGATGGAGTAAGTGATGAAGAGGTAGAGGCTGCCTGCAAATCAGTGGGGCTGCACCACTTTATTAAAACCCTGCCAATGGGATATGATACGATTCTCGACGATAAAGCAAATCTTTCAGCTGGGCAAAAACAGCTTATTACCATTGCAAGGGCGATGATTGATAATAAACCATTACTAATTTTAGATGAGGCGACAAGTTCGGTGGATACTCGAACAGAAGTATTGATTCAACGGGCAATGGATAAATTAACTGTCGGAAAAACTTCATTTGTCATTGCTCACCGACTTTCTACTATTAAAAATGCAGACTTAATCCTTGTGATGAAGGATGGAGACATAATTGAAAGTGGAAATCATGAAGAACTACTTTCGAAAAATGGCTTTTATGCTGAGCTATATAATAGTCAGTTTGAAAATGCATCCTAA
- a CDS encoding alpha-galactosidase, with the protein MLKKVISTIVSSSILLTGIFTVSIITPQEASASSYNELADRPFMGWSSWSSIRKKPTEEKIKAAADVMAAKFKSHGYEYVNLDDYYMLDWRTTVDEYGRWAVDPKKFPNGMKALGDYIHNKGLKFGHYVTLGIPKAAVDQNTPIEGTPYHAKDIVDLSKGEKKNFNFDKMYAIDYSKPGAQEYIDSWARLFASYGIDYLKIDGVRNQDIADVEVWAKALKKTGRPIHVELSNNLDINHIDTWKSLSNGWRTDHDVEAYGTPYLVSWKKISRRFDDAAEWQQHAQPGSWNDFDSLNVANGSKDGISNDEKRSYVSLWAIAASQFVIGNDLSKLDDYGVNLLTNDEIIGVNQSGVAGKRLYKETDSQVFYQSLPDGSYNIALFNTGSSTQNVSVKWEDLGFKRSAFVRDLWSHQDLGSTEKGFTAKLHTHDSRMIHVVPASSLTVSPKSGAIEVNPANLTFKWSAQTSAESYNVQMATDSSMKNIIFDQIVSIPTVNVEELDKDTLYYWRVSSVSGGKETQVGIYSFHTELTTTPAKPSGIMANRSNTDSVSLTWNPSFGATSYTVYRKKVNGFGVSSDYKPIAENLTATNFLDKSAKRYTGNTYSYFITAHNTIGESTNSFETTTEKQSPAQVAALIVFLFLLIISKFYTIAKDRFKDSKSSIPQRTVA; encoded by the coding sequence ATGCTGAAAAAAGTAATCTCGACTATTGTTTCCAGCTCAATACTGTTAACTGGTATTTTTACCGTTTCCATCATAACTCCACAAGAAGCGAGTGCATCTTCCTATAATGAGCTGGCAGACCGTCCATTTATGGGCTGGAGCAGCTGGAGTTCCATTCGTAAAAAGCCAACAGAGGAAAAAATCAAGGCCGCTGCTGATGTAATGGCAGCGAAATTTAAGTCGCACGGATATGAATATGTTAACCTTGATGATTATTATATGTTGGATTGGAGGACTACCGTTGATGAATATGGCAGATGGGCGGTAGACCCAAAGAAATTCCCAAATGGTATGAAAGCTCTTGGGGACTACATCCATAATAAGGGTTTGAAGTTCGGCCACTATGTTACCCTTGGTATCCCAAAAGCAGCGGTGGATCAAAATACTCCGATCGAAGGAACTCCGTACCACGCAAAAGATATCGTGGATCTTAGCAAAGGCGAAAAGAAAAATTTTAATTTTGACAAAATGTATGCCATTGATTATTCAAAGCCCGGGGCGCAGGAATATATTGATTCCTGGGCTAGGCTGTTTGCTTCCTATGGAATTGATTACCTAAAAATTGATGGTGTTCGGAACCAGGATATAGCAGATGTTGAGGTATGGGCTAAGGCATTGAAGAAAACCGGCAGACCGATTCATGTGGAGTTGTCTAATAATCTTGATATCAACCACATTGATACTTGGAAAAGCTTATCCAATGGTTGGCGGACGGATCACGATGTGGAAGCCTATGGGACGCCTTACCTTGTCTCTTGGAAAAAGATATCAAGAAGGTTTGATGACGCCGCTGAGTGGCAGCAACATGCTCAGCCAGGTAGCTGGAATGACTTTGATTCACTAAATGTCGCAAACGGAAGTAAGGATGGGATTTCAAATGATGAAAAACGTTCTTACGTATCACTATGGGCGATTGCCGCATCTCAGTTTGTAATTGGAAATGACCTGTCAAAGCTGGATGATTACGGGGTTAATCTTTTAACAAATGACGAGATCATTGGAGTAAACCAAAGTGGTGTGGCAGGAAAACGTTTATACAAAGAGACGGACTCTCAAGTATTCTATCAATCCCTTCCAGACGGTTCATACAATATAGCACTCTTTAATACCGGCTCTTCTACTCAAAATGTAAGTGTCAAATGGGAAGATTTAGGATTCAAGAGATCCGCTTTCGTGCGTGATTTGTGGAGCCATCAAGATTTAGGAAGTACGGAAAAAGGTTTTACAGCAAAGCTTCACACGCATGATTCTCGTATGATTCATGTAGTTCCAGCTTCTTCGCTTACAGTCTCGCCGAAAAGTGGTGCAATTGAGGTTAATCCTGCCAATCTTACGTTCAAATGGAGCGCACAAACCAGTGCTGAAAGTTACAATGTACAGATGGCAACAGATTCAAGCATGAAAAATATAATCTTTGATCAAATCGTTTCTATCCCAACTGTAAATGTAGAGGAACTTGATAAGGATACACTTTACTACTGGAGGGTATCATCTGTGTCAGGTGGCAAGGAAACTCAGGTCGGCATCTATTCCTTTCATACTGAACTAACAACTACCCCAGCCAAACCAAGTGGAATTATGGCAAACAGAAGTAATACAGATTCAGTTTCACTTACCTGGAATCCATCATTTGGTGCAACCTCCTATACAGTCTACCGCAAGAAGGTTAATGGATTTGGAGTGAGCAGTGATTACAAACCTATCGCAGAAAATCTAACTGCGACAAACTTTCTAGATAAAAGTGCTAAGCGCTACACTGGCAACACGTATTCGTATTTTATAACAGCACACAACACAATAGGCGAAAGCACAAATTCCTTTGAGACTACGACGGAAAAACAATCCCCTGCCCAGGTGGCAGCACTGATTGTATTTTTGTTTCTACTAATCATTTCAAAATTCTATACTATTGCTAAGGACAGATTTAAAGATTCAAAATCTAGTATACCGCAAAGGACAGTTGCTTAA
- a CDS encoding DMT family transporter produces MKTWQYALIVLIGGCCYGALSTFVKLAYSAGFTSSEVTGSQFLMGTLLIWIAALFSKKKKLTLPKIGKLLISGIPLGLTSLFYYQSLQSLNASLAIIFLFQFVWIGSLFEWVFNKKPPTLGKIVSIGILIIGSIFASGIIGVGLEDITWQGIGWGMLSALTYTTFIFVSSSVEKDTPVVQKSALFTTGGMITVFILSPPTGLLQLPVLMEIAPYGFYLGLLGVVLPPILFTIGMPHVGPGLGTILTSSELPIAVILSSIVLSEHVSMSQWLGVVLILGGIVAGNLKISHTKKKKKSTSLELESAS; encoded by the coding sequence ATGAAAACTTGGCAATATGCACTAATTGTATTAATAGGAGGCTGCTGTTACGGAGCCTTATCAACTTTTGTAAAGCTTGCTTATTCCGCTGGCTTTACTAGCAGCGAGGTGACAGGAAGCCAATTCTTAATGGGGACTCTTTTAATCTGGATAGCAGCTCTTTTTTCAAAAAAGAAAAAACTGACACTGCCGAAAATAGGCAAATTACTTATATCAGGTATTCCACTTGGTTTAACAAGTCTATTTTATTACCAATCACTGCAATCACTTAACGCTTCGCTTGCGATTATCTTTTTATTTCAATTCGTCTGGATTGGCAGCTTATTTGAGTGGGTATTTAATAAAAAGCCACCAACACTTGGAAAAATTGTTTCTATTGGTATTCTAATTATTGGTTCCATTTTTGCGTCTGGAATCATTGGAGTGGGCCTTGAAGACATAACTTGGCAAGGAATCGGATGGGGAATGCTTTCCGCTTTGACCTATACCACTTTTATCTTTGTTAGCAGTTCTGTTGAAAAAGATACACCAGTGGTGCAAAAGAGTGCCCTATTTACCACTGGTGGTATGATTACTGTTTTTATCCTTAGTCCGCCAACAGGGTTGCTGCAATTACCAGTTTTAATGGAAATTGCACCATACGGTTTTTATCTTGGTCTACTAGGAGTAGTCTTGCCGCCGATTTTATTTACCATCGGGATGCCACATGTTGGACCAGGTCTTGGGACCATTTTAACGTCCTCTGAACTTCCAATAGCAGTAATATTATCCTCGATAGTCTTATCAGAACACGTAAGTATGTCCCAATGGCTTGGGGTTGTTTTAATATTGGGTGGAATTGTAGCAGGAAATCTGAAGATATCTCATACTAAGAAGAAGAAAAAGTCTACATCGTTAGAATTGGAATCTGCCTCTTAG